In Dermacentor andersoni chromosome 4, qqDerAnde1_hic_scaffold, whole genome shotgun sequence, the following proteins share a genomic window:
- the LOC126531879 gene encoding kelch-like protein 36, with protein MACGTRVYHGVALLGTRIYVVGGCTTGDTYLRTVDGFDTVTGDWERCDSMHVARAFLSVAVLDGHLYAIGGHTGKLYVSGGNSGGDVLSSVEEYTVELDSWVLVMSMPSPRSNHRMVVHDDSIYVIGGYDGRRRIDLVLKNVANVVREWEDVAPLSVSRSSFTVVDFRGEIYVIGGVTDGGLTAVVEHYSSVSNTWRSLVAPLGQPLGAMDACVVVGLGAARRLSGR; from the exons ATGGCCTGTGGAACAAG GGTGTACCACGGCGTGGCGCTGCTCGGTACGCGCATCTACGTGGTTGGCGGCTGCACGACGGGTGACACCTACCTGCGCACCGTAGACGGCTTCGACACTGTGACTGGCGATTGGGAGCGCTGCGACTCAATGCATGTGGCGCGCGCCTTCCTCTCTGTCGCTGTGCTTGACGGCCACCTGTACGCCATCGGTGGACACACCG GAAAGCTTTACGTTAGTGGCGGAAACTCTGGCGGGGACGTGCTCTCCAGCGTGGAGGAGTACACCGTTGAACTAGACTCGTGGGTCCTCGTGATGTCCATGCCTAGTCCACGATCGAACCATCGGATGGTGGTGCATGACGACAGCATCTACGTCATCGGAGGGTACGACGGACGCCGCCGCATCGATTTAG TGCTGAAAAACGTGGCGAACGTGGTGCGCGAGTGGGAGGATGTGGCTCCGTTGAGCGTCAGCCGCAGCAGCTTCACTGTTGTCGACTTCAGAGGGGAGATATACGTCATCGGCGGCGTCACCG ACGGTGGTTTGACGGCTGTGGTGGAGCACTACTCGTCCGTTTCCAACACGTGGCGCTCCCTGGTGGCTCCGCTCGGCCAGCCGCTCGGCGCTATGGACGCCTGCGTGGTGGTGGGACTGGGCGCCGCACGGAGGCTGTCTGGCCGCTAA